GACGATCTCGGCCAGGTTGCACGAGAGCAGGTAGAAAACGAACTTTCGGATGTTGGCGTAGATAACGCGTCCCTGCTCGACGGCGGCCACGATGCTGGCGTAGTTGTCGTCGGTCAACACCATATCGGCCGTCTCCTTGGCCACGTCTGTGCCGGTGATGCCCATGGCCACACCGATGTCGGCGCGTTTCAAGGCCGGCGCGTCGTTGACTCCATCACCGGTCATCGCGGCGATTTCGTCGTTGTGCTTGAGCGCATCCACGATGCGCACTTTGTGCTCCGGGGAGACGCGTGCGTACACGTCGACATCCAGAACCTCTCGTTGGAGACCCGCATCGTCGAGCTGGTTCAGATCGGCTCCGGTTAGAACCCGATGACCGGGCTGCATCAACTCGATCTCTTCCGCAATCGCGCGCGCCGTGTCGGGATAATCCCCGGTGATCATCACGGTACGAATTCCCGCCCGGCGTGCTTTCTGAATTGCGGGGCGCACTTCCATACGCGGCGGATCGATCATACCCATCAGCCCCACGAAGATAAAATCGCGCTCCACCTCTTCCGGTGTAGCATCGACCGCCACGTCCTGTTCTACCCGGTAGGCCACTGCTAAAACCCGCAGCGCTTGCTGTGCCATGGTTTCGTTCGCCTGCAGGATGCGGGCCCGCTTCTCGTCGGTCAACGGCACGGATTGATCGTCAATGTTTTGATATTGCGTACATAGATCGAGCACCACATCGGGAGCGCCTTTGATCGCCGCGACTTCCCATTCCTGTAATTTATCGTCGTAGAACGGGCTGGCGTCATCCGGGCGTGGTTCCTGAATTCGATGAACCGTGGTCATGCGCTTGCGTGTCGAGTCGAAGGGAATTTCTTCGATGCGCGGGTACGCCCTTTCCAGTTTGTCGCGATCCGCGCCGGCTTTTGCGGCCGCGACGACCAGCGCCGCTTCCGTGGGATCGCCCACGACGCGAGGCGTTGCCTCC
This sequence is a window from Anaerolineales bacterium. Protein-coding genes within it:
- a CDS encoding cation-translocating P-type ATPase, which gives rise to EATPRVVGDPTEAALVVAAAKAGADRDKLERAYPRIEEIPFDSTRKRMTTVHRIQEPRPDDASPFYDDKLQEWEVAAIKGAPDVVLDLCTQYQNIDDQSVPLTDEKRARILQANETMAQQALRVLAVAYRVEQDVAVDATPEEVERDFIFVGLMGMIDPPRMEVRPAIQKARRAGIRTVMITGDYPDTARAIAEEIELMQPGHRVLTGADLNQLDDAGLQREVLDVDVYARVSPEHKVRIVDALKHNDEIAAMTGDGVNDAPALKRADIGVAMGITGTDVAKETADMVLTDDNYASIVAAVEQGRVIYANIRKFVFYLLSCNLAEIVVIFSAVLAGLPSPLTPIQLLWLNLITDGAPALALGVEKGDPDTMTRPPRPPTESIINREMRIRIAIQTVAIASVTLLAYLLGLRIQSEGSMLADTMAFVTLSASELLRAMTARSDRYPLLRIGFFSNKSMFVAVFSSLLMLLIVIYVPFLQTAFNTVALEWEHWRTILPLLVVPAIVAELTKVFFNRSQRKMKRQPV